Sequence from the Candidatus Woesearchaeota archaeon genome:
AAAAGATTCTAAAAAAGAAAATAAAAAAGAAAAAGGGCAGGCAGGAAATAAAGCAACACCTGAAAAAGCAGCTTAAGAATAAATACTGTTGAATTGGTCAACATTATTTCTTAGAAATTTGCATAATTATTGTATTCATTTGCAGGCTAAAACAGCAGTATTCTGCAAATTTGTAATAGGCCATTATTTCTTCCCAACAATTGCCCCGACTATACTGCTCGTTAATGTTATCCAGATTATGCTTGTAAGAAAAACCTGCAATAGCACTGCCCATCCTTTAAGCCAGATAAGAACCATGCTTGCCCCCAGTCCCAGTGCTATATTTATAGGAAGGATTTTTCTAAGTTTTGCTTTTAATGTATTGAATGCCTTATGCCTTTCCGCGCTCTTTAGTCTGTATTCCCTGATAATAGCTTCCTTATAAAGCCGTAATTCGGTAGGCGTCATATACCTTCCTTTTTCCATGCCCCAATAATAGAATTAATAATTTTTAAATGTAATGTTTAAGAAAGCAGTTTAAGATATTCCTCTCTTTCCGGATTTCCGCGTTTCGGTATCATAAGAAACCAGTCATGTATCCTTGCTTTCATCTCCTTCTGGATATCTAATTTATATGCAGGAGCGTCTCCGGTGTCTTGCGCATAGCTAATATTTTCTTTCTTATAATTATCCTCATTTATATATGTCTCTTTAATGTCCGATTCTCCCTCTCTTTCAGTCTTCCCCTGCTCTGTATCGAATCCCCCCATGGATTGTTTTATTTCCCCTAAATGACCCTCTTCAGGCTCAAGCTCAACAGCAATATTTTCTTTAACTAGCTCTTCATCTAGCTTAATCTTCCTGTTTTTGACCTTTATCCTGTTCTTCTTAATTTTTCTCTCCTTCATCCACAACTGCATAGCAATCTGCTTTATCGGTACCATTACATCAGCCTTGTATGAAGTTAATTGTACTCTTTATAAAGATTTCGTTTAATAAGAAAACTTTTTATTAAATATAGTTTCAAAATAAAAAGTTTTATATATAAATAAAAATAATTAGTTTCTATATGAAACTAAACAATAACGAAAAGAAATTATTGGGATTAATTGTTAATTCCCCGAAAATAAGCAATACTGAACTCTCTAAACATCTAAAGGTTACTGCCCAAGGCATAGGGAAGATAAAGAAGAACCTTATAAATAAAGGGATGATAAACAGATACGAAACCATATTAGACTATGAAAAGATAGGAATCAGATTTTTTGTTTTTGCTCTGGTAAAGATAATGCCCAAGGCATTCAGGAAATACACCGAAGACATTAAGAAGATCTTCGCAGACCCTCATATAATAACTCTCATAAATATTCCGCAAACTAGCATTACAAATATCATTCTATTTGGTTTTCGTGATGTTAATGAATATGACAATTACTTTAAGTTCCTGCAGTCCAAGCTTCCGGGATTGATAGAGATAAAGGAGTCTTATGTTTTCTCTAACGACAGTTTTGTCAAGAACACCGCTTCTGGTTTATTTATCAAGATGATAAAAGAGTTCGGCCAGAAAGAAGTGAAGTCTCCCTCCCCCCCGATGATAGAGCAGAATAAGTGATAGGTGAAAACTGAAAACCAAAATCTCCTGTTTGTACTCGCCAATATAAATCATTCAATCAATAAAACCATTCAATCAATAAATAGCTCGCTTAAATTCAGTTCAAAGGCAGCAGCAGGCATATCCAGCTCCCAATTAGAAAGCACAACAGGGTTTATCTCGCCGATATACGCAACTTTCTTATGCCCAACTAAAACTCTTCCTGCCCTTCCTGGAATAAAACTATCATGCGAAGCAGCTTCCATACTGTATTCTTTCCCGATCATCCTGAATAGGTAATCAAGCACTTGCTTGATTCTTGTATAATCCGCATCATCAGAGCAAAGTACACAAGCCAGCCTTTCCTGCTCTAAAATTTTGGTCTCCTGCCTTTCATCTTTCTTAAAAACTCTGCCTATAGAAAAAACATTTTGCGGGTATTCGTGATGCTTATTATTCTGCAGTGCCTCCATCAATAAGGGAATATTCCATGCAGCAAGTACACTATACTCCTGATTCAGAGCATTGGCCAGCTCAATTAATGGTATAGTGCAGTTCATCCTGTCGCTTTGGAATTCCTTGTTTGTGATAGTAAAGGTTTTGCATTCAATCAGGCCTAAACCAGCTAAAATTTCGCTTGTCTTCCTCTTGAAGACCTCAAACTTGTTCTCTTCTGCCACTGTTGCTACATCAGACATTTCCTCATCAATATTCTCATATCCATAGGCTATAGCAATATCCTCAACCAAATCAATCTGATGAAGAACATCTGCACGATAAGCAGGAACTAAAGCCCTGCCTTTCACATATCCATACCCCATCCTTGCAAGCAGCTTTTTTACATCCTTCTCTTTCAGGCTCAATCCAAGCCTCTTATTGATATAATCCAGATTTATTTTCATCTCCTTGGGCTTAAGAACAGGGCTAACAACTTTTTTCCCGTAGAGATCAATCTCCATGGAATATATCTCTCCACCCATATCTGCTAATGCAGTGACTATCATATTAAGGCATTTAGCCAGCACTTCATAATCAAAGCCAGAGCATTCGATAAACACATCTTTGGTATCATTGCTTATCTTACCTATATCATGGGAATTGATTATCGGGGGCATCGATAGTATCTTGTTGTTTGCATCAATAAAAATAGGAAACCTCTCCGCGCCTTCAAGAAGATGGCCGTAATTCCTGCCTGTTGGATGCTGTGAAAGTATCTGCAAGCCATTTAGTTTACGACTAGACTCAAGGGGCCTAAACTCTATTTTCCTTGGGTTCATGCCGATAAATCTTATCGGGGTCTTGATCTTTTCGAATGGGTAGATTCCTATGGCGACTTTCTTCCTGTTTCTTCCATAAGTAACATGCAGTTTCTCCTGTATCTGTATAACTTCCTTAATCTTTTCCTCGTTAAACTTAAGGCCTTTCACGACGGCACATGATGTATATGGCCTCACCTTCTTAACAGATTCTTCAGCTATTACTTTATCGGGACCTTTCTTAACATCGTACTTTCTCAGGCCCGTATTAATCCCAATAAATGAGCTTAATGCCCTGGCAAATCCCTGCTCAGAAAGCAGGTCAGGCCTGTTAGGCTCTATCTCCACCTGCACCTCCTCTTTACTCAATGCTTCGATGCTTGCGCCCAGATAAGGCACCCTGTCCTTTAATTTTGCATCAGTCAGCTTCTGGCCCACTAATTTCTCCATTGTTTTCCTGTTCAATGTTACAGTTGGCATTAATATCCTAGCTCCTCATTAACTATTATGACATGTATTCTATCAGGTATATTTTGGAACTGAACAACAGACAGGATATTGCATATCCTGTCGGGGCTGCGGCAGTCAACGCATTCTCCTTTCTCTGCACAGGGCGTGCCTTTGCCAAGCCTCTTGGTGTTCTTGGGAGAGGCAACTCTGGCTATTCTTTGCACCGCAGCATCTAAATCCTTAACAATCTTATTCCTTCCAGCAACTATTATAACTTTCTCCGGACCGTAATTTATTCCATTTACTCTGTTGCCCCAGCCATCCATATTTACTATCTTCCCGTCTTCTGTAAGCGCATTGCTTCCCGAGAGAAATATCCCCTTATTGGCATAATTCTTCATGACCCAATGCTTCATATAAAGGTTGGGCTTTGCTAAGTCTCTGTCTATCAGTTTATATCCCCCCTTTCTCAATTCATCTAGAAGCCCTGTTTCCCTCAGAGTAACAGAGCCGGCAAAACTTATCTGCATGTCTTTATCTATCAAGCTAAGCGCTTTCTCTCTGGCTTCCTCCCTGTCCTTAACAAAATAGCCATTCATGTTTCTTGATTTTAGTGCAGCTATCACTTTATCCATTCTATCCCATCCAAAAATTCATCCTGCGGATTTGCTTAAGGTCATTCCTGTACAGGTCCCTTAAGTCCTTGAGTTTCCAGTAATCCATGATTATCCTCCCCATGCCTTGTCCCCATGCAAGTATCGGGCATTCAAATCCAAGCAGGGGTTTCGTAACTTCGGGCCTGAATATGCCGCTACCTCCTAGCTCAATCCATTCCTTTTTCACTGGGTTATACACTTCTATCTCCATCGAAGGCTCTGTATAAGGAAAATGGCTGGGTTTCATCCGTACATCTGTATAGCCCATCTTAAGGTAGAATTCCTTAAGATAGCCCTTTAAGTGCTTCAGATTAGCATCAGTGTCTACAACAATGCCCTCCACCTGGTAAAATTCAAAAAGATGCTTCCAGTCCAGTGCTTCATTCCTGAATACCTTTCCCACCGAAAAAAACTTAGAAGGCAGTTTGTCTTTGCGGAGCTGGGCAATTGTCCGTGCACTTAAGACTGTTGTATGCGTGCGAAGAAGGTTCTCCTTCGCAAGTTCAGCATCCCATCTGCCTCCCCAGCCTGTGCTGCCTGTATTTCCGCCATTCTCATGCACTTTCTTTATCTTAGCAGCCAGCTTAGGCAGTCTTCCCTTTTCAGGATTCTTAATATAGAAAGTATCCTGCATCTGTCTTGCCGGATGGTCCTGAGGAACAAACAGGCAGTCTAAGTCCCAAAAACTGGTCTGCACCAAATCGCCGCTCATCTCCTTAAAGCCCATATCCAGCCATATCCTCTTTATATAATCAATAGCCTGGTTCACAAAATGCCTTTTCCCTCCGTATATTCTCGGCACGTTGATGCTAACATCATAACTGCGGAATTCTTTGCCTTTCCAATTGCCCTTCCTCAGCATAGAAGCGCTTAATCTATCAATAATCTTATTAT
This genomic interval carries:
- a CDS encoding winged helix-turn-helix transcriptional regulator → MKLNNNEKKLLGLIVNSPKISNTELSKHLKVTAQGIGKIKKNLINKGMINRYETILDYEKIGIRFFVFALVKIMPKAFRKYTEDIKKIFADPHIITLINIPQTSITNIILFGFRDVNEYDNYFKFLQSKLPGLIEIKESYVFSNDSFVKNTASGLFIKMIKEFGQKEVKSPSPPMIEQNK
- a CDS encoding phenylalanine--tRNA ligase subunit beta, yielding MPTVTLNRKTMEKLVGQKLTDAKLKDRVPYLGASIEALSKEEVQVEIEPNRPDLLSEQGFARALSSFIGINTGLRKYDVKKGPDKVIAEESVKKVRPYTSCAVVKGLKFNEEKIKEVIQIQEKLHVTYGRNRKKVAIGIYPFEKIKTPIRFIGMNPRKIEFRPLESSRKLNGLQILSQHPTGRNYGHLLEGAERFPIFIDANNKILSMPPIINSHDIGKISNDTKDVFIECSGFDYEVLAKCLNMIVTALADMGGEIYSMEIDLYGKKVVSPVLKPKEMKINLDYINKRLGLSLKEKDVKKLLARMGYGYVKGRALVPAYRADVLHQIDLVEDIAIAYGYENIDEEMSDVATVAEENKFEVFKRKTSEILAGLGLIECKTFTITNKEFQSDRMNCTIPLIELANALNQEYSVLAAWNIPLLMEALQNNKHHEYPQNVFSIGRVFKKDERQETKILEQERLACVLCSDDADYTRIKQVLDYLFRMIGKEYSMEAASHDSFIPGRAGRVLVGHKKVAYIGEINPVVLSNWELDMPAAAFELNLSELFID
- a CDS encoding lactate utilization protein; translation: MDKVIAALKSRNMNGYFVKDREEAREKALSLIDKDMQISFAGSVTLRETGLLDELRKGGYKLIDRDLAKPNLYMKHWVMKNYANKGIFLSGSNALTEDGKIVNMDGWGNRVNGINYGPEKVIIVAGRNKIVKDLDAAVQRIARVASPKNTKRLGKGTPCAEKGECVDCRSPDRICNILSVVQFQNIPDRIHVIIVNEELGY
- a CDS encoding phenylalanine--tRNA ligase subunit alpha, with protein sequence MNIKETAKNLHPLERKIVPFLDKAATFKELVGKTGMKEVEVMRALQWLSNKKMLSIEEEEKDMIELGGNGKLYREKGLPERSFLNAIKNQPLALPEIINKAGLEKGEVNICIGTLKGKAAIDIRKDKDMVFSITEQGKNLLTKETLEEKFLKKDFPVYMDELEDEEKFAFANLRKRKDIVELNKEKIKNISLTELGRILIKTRISDNKIIDRLSASMLRKGNWKGKEFRSYDVSINVPRIYGGKRHFVNQAIDYIKRIWLDMGFKEMSGDLVQTSFWDLDCLFVPQDHPARQMQDTFYIKNPEKGRLPKLAAKIKKVHENGGNTGSTGWGGRWDAELAKENLLRTHTTVLSARTIAQLRKDKLPSKFFSVGKVFRNEALDWKHLFEFYQVEGIVVDTDANLKHLKGYLKEFYLKMGYTDVRMKPSHFPYTEPSMEIEVYNPVKKEWIELGGSGIFRPEVTKPLLGFECPILAWGQGMGRIIMDYWKLKDLRDLYRNDLKQIRRMNFWMG